The following are encoded in a window of Candidatus Nitrosotalea sinensis genomic DNA:
- a CDS encoding homoserine kinase, producing MKSVIARAPSSTANLGPGFDVFGLALDAYYDEVQITKNEGTQIVIESSDSVPLEPEKNSAGIVIIEMSKAFKVKTGLLVKIKKGVPAGFGMGSSAASAAAAAVAFNSLFDLNLDQNTLVEFAGMGERASAGSIHYDNVSASVLGGFVIVRTDPLDVIKIEPPKDLVLCVAIPKIAVPKKKTKVSRGVLPQQVKLHDHVRNLANAAAIATGFINKDVELLGRSIKDIIVEPARKHMIPGFDNVKKNALQAGALGVTISGAGPSVISFTSKSANHKKICKAMEKGFSSANTECITVVCRPSKGAFAL from the coding sequence ATGAAAAGCGTAATTGCTCGAGCTCCCAGCTCTACTGCAAACCTAGGTCCTGGCTTTGACGTATTTGGACTTGCTCTTGACGCATATTACGATGAAGTACAAATAACAAAGAATGAAGGAACACAGATAGTTATCGAAAGTTCTGACTCTGTTCCCTTAGAACCTGAAAAGAATTCTGCAGGAATAGTGATTATTGAAATGTCAAAGGCATTCAAGGTAAAAACAGGTCTTCTAGTCAAAATCAAAAAAGGTGTTCCGGCAGGATTTGGAATGGGTAGTAGTGCAGCATCTGCAGCAGCTGCTGCAGTTGCGTTTAATTCATTATTTGACCTAAATCTTGATCAAAATACTTTGGTAGAATTTGCAGGAATGGGAGAAAGGGCAAGTGCAGGGTCTATTCATTATGATAATGTGAGTGCCTCAGTTCTTGGCGGGTTTGTAATAGTAAGAACAGATCCTCTTGATGTCATAAAAATTGAACCGCCAAAGGATCTAGTGCTGTGTGTTGCAATACCAAAAATCGCTGTTCCTAAAAAGAAGACCAAAGTATCTAGAGGAGTTTTACCACAACAAGTAAAATTACATGATCATGTAAGAAATCTTGCTAATGCAGCTGCTATAGCCACTGGATTTATCAATAAAGATGTAGAATTATTGGGTCGATCAATAAAGGACATAATAGTAGAACCAGCTAGAAAACACATGATTCCAGGTTTTGACAATGTTAAGAAAAATGCACTGCAGGCAGGTGCGTTAGGTGTAACAATAAGTGGTGCTGGCCCATCAGTAATTTCATTTACATCAAAATCTGCAAATCATAAAAAGATCTGTAAAGCAATGGAAAAAGGGTTTTCTTCTGCCAATACAGAATGTATCACAGTAGTTTGTAGGCCAAGTAAGGGTGCTTTTGCATTATAA